TGTTCACTGGCAGGCATATCGGTGCGACATTTTCTGtagaaaataagtaaaaaaatagtaaataacagTATCAGCTTGTAAGCGTTCCAAGGCATGGCAAAGGGCTAACTCCTGTTGAGAAGTCTTTTCGTTTAtcccatcacgctgctccacaTCTGGTTGGTGGTGGCAATGTgcagattatatattaatttgtaaaacatttcttactatgtgAAAAATCTATTGGTTTCTTCAGACGAAGTAGAGCGATGTCGTTATCCACCGGCGAACGTTGGTAACCTTGGTGGGGAATACTTTCCTCGATAGATATATCCtgtgaaatgtaaattattttagtgcCAGATAGCCGAGCAAAACCAAGTTGTATTTTATGTGCTAAATTtatgcttaaattttatttcgtatttgGCGGTGCAGGAAAACAACTTGAAAACCGGAATGTTTCCACTTGTTTGGTGCAACGTGGTAGAATCAGCTCAATTTGtcctttttaataatacttaataataatattctgggacattattcacacacggccatctgatctcaaactaagcagagcttgtattatggaaaccagacaactgatatacaataACTGGTGTTTACTATATAGGTAAATACTAAttactggtggcagggctttgtgcaagctcgtctgggtaggtaccacccactcatcggatattctaccgcaaaacagcagtacttgatattgttgtgttccggtttgaagggtgaatgagccagtgtaattacaggcacaagggacataaaatcttagttcccaaggttggtggcgcattggctatgtaagcgatggttgacatttcttataatgtcaatgtctaagggcgttggtgactacttaccatcaggtggcccatatgctcgtccgccttcctattatataaaaaaaaaatacaatatatactacttttcttttgtaaatccatatttatatagataaaagatAAAGCTTGTGCACGTTTATAGTTAGTAATATTCCTGTTACAtacgtttacattttttttgttcatgGTCTTTCTGTAAGCTTTTTGAAACCGTAAATATTTTACCGTACACAcaaccaaaataaaaattatacaaaaatatttcttggaATGTTGCAAATCTTGGATCGTCCATCTGAGTTACCCATcgacaaatatatacaatacttgTGTGTCTAGgcacaacatttaaaaatttaaaaatgttttaagaataGGTTTTTGTTTAGGTAGCAAATTATTTTGAAGTTACTAAGATATATTGTAAGTGTTTCTAAGACGGTGGTTCGATAATTACGACAATTTTAAGAACAGAAAGTTATATGAGAGGGAAGAACGCTACATACGACGTAGAAAGATAGAACGagctatatattttaaggtttCACTTCTATTACGTGCATGGTGCACGTGCAATTTTTtcgtttgaatatatttaatacgaaaAAAGTAAGTACCTGAATGTGTCTCTCACAATAGATTTTCGGATATTCTCCCTGACAGTCTTCTTTGGAGTTGATGTCGAACTCGCCAACACGAACACCAGCTAACTTCTTGTTTACCACGCAATGGGCAGCGGTCATAACATATCGAGAGTTAATTATACTTCCACCGCACTTGAATTCAAGGTTGTCTTTACCTAAAATGTTAAACTTACTGTCAGTTGACCCATTTATCtaccttatttttttcatttatatcatGTGTTCGGTAATAAGccgaaaataataatcataaaaaatgtcGCTGTTTGatagaaataattgaatttaataaacttagatgcttaaatttttttgtcgAGGATATTTTGTTCGCTTTCTTGTTTTAATCATTCAATCGATTACTGtgatatttttcatacacgtcAAGGATACACAAAAAGACAAAAGGCACTTATCAGCTATCCCCCCCCCTTATCCTTATAAGGGGACGGAAACTAgagttatataaaagtaaactaaATATTCCTGGTAACTAAGTCAGCCACAGTAAAAGAAAATCCGtaatccgtccgtaacagcctgtgaatgtcccactgctgggctaaaggcctcctctcctctttttgaggagaaggtaaaagaaaatatttgagtaaaactcatatttgtaatttacaatagccaaatgtaatgtattaatttatttatagtgagAAAATAGAAGAATATGTTCGTAACGTGAATtgattgttaatttgtttttataattcaactcgtgctttgCGGCGAAggaaatattgtaatgaaatccCTATGTATGGTATGAAAATCTTCCGTCAAAACCGTCTccttaaaaggagaggaggccagcAGTGGATCAATTATATGCTATCATTATTATAGACATGTAAACAATAGTCAATGCGTATCAACGCTTGCCCACTCACACTTGAGACTGACAGGCTAAGGGAGACAAAAAAACGTTGCTTTTCGGCAAGTATAACTAACTGCTTGTAAAAAGCTCTAAAACCGGTTCAGgttaaatcattatttagaGACCGTTTTGAttcttttcataaaaatataatgcattAAAACTGATTTAATTCGACAGACAAAGAGATGATCTTTTAAAATACcgtaaaaaattatactttgtaTTAATCATGCTTATAACATACACAATTTAGAATCTTAATATACATGAATGACTACTAAATAACTGCTGTCAAACTTCACGCGGCATACACGTACCTGCATGATGCAGTACTCGTGTTTTGTTTAGTGATCCTTACGGCAGGAAATCACAAAAAACCTGTTTCTAGTTGCTTAAAACCAAGTAAGACAACATTTTATACAGTTTTTAAACTGTTTAAAATTAGCTtatcaaaatgttattttttgtattcaaaatGAACTAATAGTTACCTGGTGCAGCACGGGTTCGGTGAGATATTAGTACCATCCATGGAAACTCCCACAGATTAGCGATCACTCCACCGAAGATACGGTCACCGTCGATTTGACCACATTGTGTTGGAAGAAGTTTTATGTTGGCATGTGATTCAATAGAGTCTTCACCGGCGCTTTCGGGGTTATCACCGAAGAACCCTGATCGATCGTCAGTCACTCTAAATTCAGAGCAGCAAAcctgttaatatataatgaaatgatgCTACAACATTGTTTTAGAAGTTGAACACTAATATTTTGGTGCGACGAATTTTTTTCTAAGCTCCACTTTTTatcttatttgtatattatatttgcctataaattaaaacatattaaaaaaagggaAGAGTACTGATTTCtgaaatacaaatattcatttatctAGTTATAATATAGTCTATTTGTTTAATTCCAATATAGTCTGTtagttataagttttatattgtaatattttgtttgttaattgtaatacggaaaaaaagatatattattgtaacttttATAGCATAATAATGATTTCCCAACAATGAATCCAcgtcttatttattttctttatataactaCGGCCTAACCAAGGTTCTAGGTTATCTGTATGTCAGATTTTATTTCGATCGCTTCAGTTATTAAGCCGTGTTAATATAGCAAACAGAAGCTgagttatttacttatttttaatattagttgaaATCTAAAGAGTAGTCTAAGGTTGTACCTTGTGCCGGTAGTTACACCCTTTATTTAGCATTAAGCTTTGCTGCTAAAATAActgttaattaaatagaaaatacccAGTAGAGATTTTACTCAGTGAAGGACTATGAgcacgctcgtctgggtaccactcgttactgtaactacaggcacaaaggacatcttCGTTACCACGAttgcgccaatgtctatgggtaatGGATATCAGGTGGCTAATTTGCCCGTTCGCatgcctattttttttaaaatgaaactcgtcaatataacacaaaaacaGCTAggaaactatttttattgtatttacgcTAGATCTTCACATGATATACGAAAAGATACTTAACTAGATATGTATCTAATTGCTTAGTACACTACACAAGTGTGTAGTAACTACCTCGCGATGATCTGGCTAGTTTGTACGGCTGCATATCATGAAATCACAGGCTAGAAACCTGGCTGGaccaaaaaaagttataatgtatttatttccaGTAACTCTTCCAGAATTAGAATGTGAAAGAGTTACAATGCTGCATCGTTTATATGTTTAGTTTATGGTTTCTCAATTAAGCGATTTTTTGTAATTCTGTTTGCCTTAAGCCTCTATCCTGGAAAGCGTGTGAAGCTCTTTGATATCGTTTGATCTCTCTACAATCATGTTGGAATGGCATCCAATCGGAATATGAGAGTGAGAATATATAGTATTTGTGTACACATATCAGGACACTCAGACTGTGAACGTAGCGGACTCACCTTCGGCAATCGTTTTCCTTCGATCAATTCGGTGCCGCAAAtcgatgattttaatttttcattatttgctTCGCTATTTGCGGCAAAACGAATGGCTTCGGGACAGGAGCGAAATAACGTACACTCACCACTGCATCGAcctgtaaataaattgtttatttattagatttttattaaatttatttctgttaATTTAGGCATCATGCGTACGTACCATTGGGtgtcaaaatgtatttttgtaaaaattcttTAGGCGTAATGGTCATTTTAAGCTTATGTGCTGACGGGAAGTCAATTACAATAACTAGTTATTGTCACGTGTTAAATGTTTGGTGCCAAGCACACAAAGTTATgtctaaagtattattttaatttcaagtaaCGTAGTCACGAGTTATCAAACGTTACGATCATCTGGTAATTATATGAAACAATGGAAGACTTGATGGATCGCTGAACATTTGGTATAGGTACATGTTAAGAACTaacttaaattcaatttttttaatattatagataggtGAATGAGCAAATGACCACCTGATGCATAGACAtcggcaatgtaagaaatattatatcctttacatcgctaatgcgatGCCAACTTCCATCCAATTTTGGGTTatgttaagatgttatgtcccgcgTGCCTGCctgtacacaacaatacctgtATTGCTGTTATTCTAATAACGTATAAGTTTTATCTTTGAATTCGATTTCGTTTGGTAAAAATACTTGAAGCTTAATGAAGCCATTCAATAGGTTTTACCTAGCACAGACTAATTACTAAGTTACGTTACCGTCTCAAATAATACCTAATCGTGGTGTAATCTTTAAGTTGGTTTGGTTGGATTAATTGATAGTTGAAAGATCTTGATAACATTGATAATCAAAACCTTAAACGTAAAAcagttataatatgaaatatttcagaCTCCAGGAAGTTGCTGAGAATTTACCGGTAGAAAACCCCAACAAATAAGCATTTGCAATTGGATGACATttgatatataaagttatttataatatatatcaaatgtcATCCATTATACATGTATTCGTTTCGTTTTTCCTTGTCGAGTCACtattgtatacaataaaatatacattattgctGTAAGCATTGCGTTTAAAAGCTGATATTTCAAGCCAAGGCAACTTACTTAActttaattcgatttttataaaacgaaacattaacaatatattattattattagatttcagGATTTTGTATGTTGCAGATAAAGGTTTTGGAATTAAAACAACACATTTCTAAACGAAAAACTAAAAACCATACTTACTTGCATATGAATCACAGCCGTATATAAATGatacacaaattaaaagttttggtagtaacatttctaaaattaaaataaatacgagaataaataaaacgagTGATTTTTAATTCGAAATAACTTTGTTCGCACAAGACGAAGTTCGCTTGCACACTAAGCTTAACCTGTTTTATAAGAGTGATGTAGCCACTGGTCGAGATCAAATGTTTGAACGAAGTATAAAACtacacataatatatgtaaatatatacttatgtatagcATGAATATACGTTCTCAGTGAAAACCCTATTGCCAGTTTTATACGgaaaatatgaatatagtaTTTAGGTAGAATATGTTAAGAATTTTGGCAATTTATTAGCAATCTTGGATAAAAACGTTtacttaattatgttatatgcaTAGTTTTTAACAATAACAGGTTTATTGTTAAAAACTATCCAAAATGCGAGACAGGTTTTGATATAATGAATACAACCGTATGACGCATTGATAACGTGTACAAATTGttgtagatatttaaaatttacaacatattttttttatagtataggtaggcggacgagcatgtggaccacctgatggtaagtagttaccaacgcccatatacattggcattgtaagaaattataaccatcgcttacatcaccaatgcgccaccaacctcgggaactaaggtgttatgtacctgtaattacttacccttcaaaccggaacacaacaataccaagtactgctgttttgcggtagaatatttgatgagtaggtggtacttacccagacgagcgaacaaagccctaccaccagtaaaataataattattaataaaataataatacataatttaatgtatttacttaCTCTCTATGatcccaattataataattacaataattatttagaatCATAAGCAGTTTTTTATGAATGTATTTCAGAACACAAATTAGTAAGACTTATTTTATCTGGTTTATGCGCCTCgtacataaacaattatttttagttaatttctagtcgtatatatatataaaattgtatttgttatgtgtttaattaatctataattcttatatattttaattgtaatttttatgattctaattttaattttaattattaatgaatgttctgtaattataaatatgtaatctgtAGACAGTTATAGGCCTCGATgcctgaataataaagttattattattattattattattcaaagttTGATCAAATTAATCTGATTTTTTTGGCAGAAGTCACCAGCGACAGAAAACGAAATTCCCCGACTTCTTAGGTAAATAGGTACTTTGCCTTTAGCCCGTATCGCTATCTTTTTCAAATTCAGATATTATTTTGTCCACATTACTGTCCCAGTATTAGAAACATTACCGCTAATATTACCCCACCAACAATGTTATGTCTCTTCTGCTAGTACACTGACTAACCCTTTAAGCTGgtactactattatataaaaatataatgtagtagAATTTTACCTGTTTATGATGgtatctattataattaaaaacccCTTCcatcaagttttatttaatcgGTTAGGTATATACGTAggtggtaacagcctgtgaatgaatGAGGTTTGAAGCTTCTTTCaaccaaaaatgtttttttatttgtacgttTATCAacttgatttaattttgtttccttATAAACGGAAAATACGTATTACGTGGAAGGTCCTCGTAATGTTGTAtggtatataattatagtttttttatttatctcattttCAAAATATGTATGAAGACGATGCCTTCCTGATCGATTTCCGTCACGGCGGCTGTTCTCAAGGAAGGCATCTAACTGCTGaggtgatattatagtgcacaaaatACTGGTgtgattgttattataaatcgtaattcgatgggatggcaatcatGCACAAGCGGAGACAGTTAAGGCCAGCGCCCCCAATATATAACCTCGGGACTTGAAGCCTTATAAGtaagccacaagaccaacgaggcaatttaaatatttatattattattgtatttaatagtaaAGTACGTCTCGGGTcttcattatttattcaagcTTATTGCATATAAACCAGTTCTGAAtggatgtttaatataaatcaccAACTTCCTAGTGAATTCCATGAATAACGGACAGGTTTATTGTGTGATGTTTTTTGCAcggttattaaatttaaacccaattttatttatgtagctATTCGCTATAATACAATTGTATgtacaaacattatattatattctttgagCACTTCATTAAAGCCACTATATTTTTTCTTGTAGAAAGCTTGCTGGCTGGATAGACACACACTTATAGGTAAGTTCTACCACCAAGGGCTGTGTACTGTTGTTTTTCGGTAAGAAGGGtgaatgaatataattacaggcacaagagacataaaattgtagttaacataattaattgcTGGTGCATTGAACAATCATAGtcaatatagttaatattttttaaactgccAGTGTCTTTTGGCAGTTTGTTGTATTTGTTCGTCtaccttttattataaattagtaataataacacatttaattaaataataacttcacAAAGACTTTATTAACGTTCCCAGTTAatgttttcttgttttatttaagtaatgagTCATGCAAGTAAACCTTAAATGATTAACAGTCTCGAAAACTCAATAGAGGCTACTGACCTTTAATACTTGACCTCTAGCCAGTCCTTAGAaatatgattttgatttatgGTTATAAAAAACAGACAGGCTAAAGAGCTTGAAAGTAAACGaagtaagtatgtatgtttttacggttaaag
The Nymphalis io chromosome 19, ilAglIoxx1.1, whole genome shotgun sequence DNA segment above includes these coding regions:
- the LOC126775990 gene encoding CLIP domain-containing serine protease B4-like yields the protein MLLPKLLICVSFIYGCDSYASRCSGECTLFRSCPEAIRFAANSEANNEKLKSSICGTELIEGKRLPKVCCSEFRVTDDRSGFFGDNPESAGEDSIESHANIKLLPTQCGQIDGDRIFGGVIANLWEFPWMVLISHRTRAAPGKDNLEFKCGGSIINSRYVMTAAHCVVNKKLAGVRVGEFDINSKEDCQGEYPKIYCERHIQDISIEESIPHQGYQRSPVDNDIALLRLKKPIDFSHKNVAPICLPVNRELRNVVLGGKSATVAGWGTTDTGYQSSVLRKVTIPILTADACRDIYNKNSASSDTTLKKICAGELKKDSCSGDSGGPLMLENEIEGKFRMIQYGVVSYGPKQCGSLFPGVYTDVTSYIEWILDTIKP